From one Lysinibacillus sp. G4S2 genomic stretch:
- a CDS encoding Tm-1-like ATP-binding domain-containing protein translates to MKTIALAGTFDSKGQEYLYVKELMESLGFNTFTIHTGVFNPVFNPDVTNAEVAAAAGEDIQVIAAKRDRAIATAVLAKGMEVLLPKLYEEGKFDGVLSFGGTGGSSIVTAGMRELPIGVPKVMVSTVASGNTEPYVGTSDIIMMPSVVDVAGLNVISTKIFTNAVFAIAGMLNFENKTIEKKKPLIAATMFGLTTPCINQAKDFLEARGYEVLIFHATGVGGRTMENLIANGFLDGVLDITTTEWADELIGGVLKAGPHRLEAASKNQIPQVVSVGAIDMVNFGPFDSVPSKFKGRKFYKHNPTVTLMRTSVEENKQIGEVIAEKLSLAKCYTALLLPLKGLSGLDVEGQPFYGLEEDSMLFDTLRENVDQSKVEMIEINADINSEEFALAAAKTLIELIENKEREN, encoded by the coding sequence GTGAAAACAATTGCCTTGGCTGGAACATTTGATTCAAAAGGACAAGAATATTTATATGTAAAAGAGTTGATGGAATCGTTAGGTTTCAATACTTTCACGATTCATACAGGTGTTTTTAATCCAGTTTTTAATCCCGACGTAACCAATGCTGAAGTAGCAGCTGCCGCTGGAGAAGATATACAAGTAATTGCAGCAAAAAGAGACCGAGCAATTGCAACCGCTGTTCTTGCAAAAGGGATGGAAGTGCTTTTGCCGAAATTGTATGAAGAAGGTAAATTTGACGGCGTACTATCCTTTGGAGGTACTGGAGGGTCGTCTATCGTAACAGCTGGAATGAGAGAATTACCAATTGGTGTTCCTAAAGTAATGGTTTCAACAGTCGCTTCCGGTAACACAGAGCCCTATGTAGGTACTAGTGACATAATTATGATGCCATCAGTAGTAGACGTTGCTGGTTTAAATGTGATTTCGACTAAAATATTTACAAATGCGGTATTTGCGATAGCAGGTATGCTTAACTTTGAAAATAAAACGATCGAGAAAAAAAAGCCTCTTATTGCTGCAACTATGTTTGGACTGACAACACCTTGTATTAATCAGGCTAAAGATTTCTTAGAAGCTAGGGGATATGAAGTTTTAATTTTTCATGCAACAGGTGTTGGTGGTCGGACAATGGAGAATTTAATAGCGAATGGATTTCTAGATGGTGTCCTTGATATTACGACTACTGAATGGGCTGATGAATTAATTGGCGGTGTATTGAAAGCTGGTCCTCATCGTTTAGAAGCAGCTTCAAAAAATCAAATTCCTCAAGTTGTATCAGTTGGTGCGATCGACATGGTTAATTTTGGTCCATTTGATTCTGTCCCTAGTAAATTTAAAGGACGAAAATTTTATAAGCATAATCCAACCGTTACTTTAATGCGCACATCCGTTGAAGAGAACAAGCAAATAGGTGAAGTGATTGCTGAAAAATTATCTTTAGCTAAATGCTACACAGCGTTATTGTTACCGTTAAAAGGGCTATCAGGTCTCGATGTTGAAGGTCAGCCTTTCTACGGTTTAGAGGAAGACAGTATGTTATTTGATACTTTAAGAGAAAATGTTGACCAAAGTAAAGTGGAAATGATTGAAATCAATGCGGATATAAATAGTGAAGAGTTTGCACTAGCTGCAGCGAAAACATTAATTGAATTAATAGAAAATAAAGAAAGGGAAAATTAA
- a CDS encoding amidohydrolase family protein, whose translation MRIFDAHFHIIDFDFPITENQGYVPPSYVVEDYQKDTATYNIVGGAIVSGSFQGFDQGYLVNALEKMGSAFCGVTQLPFSVTDDEIIDLHKKGVRALRFNVKRGGSEDLSKLDYFTRRVYDLAGWHSELYIDAKDLPEIAPTIEKLPAISIDHLGLSEEGLPHLLRLVEKGVRVKATGFGRVELNVENALKSIYAANPEALMFGTDLPSTRAKRPFAYADIELIKELFDATSAEKILYQNAMDFYFNC comes from the coding sequence ATGAGAATTTTTGATGCACACTTTCACATTATTGATTTTGATTTTCCTATTACAGAAAATCAAGGATATGTACCACCCAGCTATGTTGTAGAAGATTACCAAAAAGATACAGCGACTTATAATATTGTAGGTGGTGCAATCGTATCAGGTTCTTTCCAAGGTTTTGACCAAGGTTATTTAGTGAACGCTTTAGAGAAAATGGGATCTGCATTTTGTGGTGTTACGCAACTACCATTTTCGGTAACAGATGATGAGATAATTGATTTACATAAAAAAGGGGTACGCGCACTAAGATTCAATGTGAAGCGTGGCGGCTCCGAAGATTTATCGAAGCTCGATTATTTTACGAGACGTGTATATGATTTAGCTGGTTGGCATAGTGAACTATATATAGACGCTAAAGATTTGCCTGAAATCGCACCAACGATTGAAAAATTACCGGCGATTTCGATTGATCATTTAGGGCTCTCCGAGGAAGGCTTGCCTCATTTGTTGCGGCTCGTAGAAAAAGGTGTACGAGTAAAGGCGACAGGTTTTGGTCGAGTGGAGCTCAATGTAGAAAATGCTTTAAAATCCATTTATGCTGCCAATCCAGAGGCGTTAATGTTTGGCACAGACTTGCCGTCAACACGAGCAAAAAGGCCTTTTGCTTATGCAGATATTGAACTGATTAAAGAATTATTTGATGCAACGTCGGCGGAAAAAATTCTTTATCAAAACGCAATGGATTTTTATTTCAATTGTTGA
- a CDS encoding phosphoenolpyruvate hydrolase family protein, which produces MLQRQVILNRFKEEINNGHILVGVGAGTGITAKSSEAGGADMLIVYNSGRYRMAGRGSLAGLLSYGDANQIVVEMGNEVLPVVKDTPVLAGVNGTDPFKVMEVFLKQLKDQGFSGVQNFPTVGLIDGVFRQNLEETGMGYDLEVDMIRKAHELDLFTTPYVFDEEQAKKMAEAGADILVAHMGLTTKGTIGAQTALTLDDCVDRIQKIINAGKSVNPDILAICHGGPIAEPKDAAYIIERVEGIVGFFGASSIERFAAEKGIKEQTEAFKGINNSN; this is translated from the coding sequence ATGTTACAGAGACAAGTTATATTGAATCGATTTAAAGAAGAAATTAATAATGGACATATTCTTGTAGGTGTTGGCGCTGGTACAGGAATTACGGCTAAAAGTAGTGAAGCTGGTGGAGCAGATATGTTGATTGTTTATAATTCAGGCCGTTATAGAATGGCTGGTCGTGGTTCCCTAGCTGGTTTATTATCTTATGGTGATGCTAACCAAATTGTTGTTGAAATGGGTAATGAGGTATTACCCGTAGTAAAAGATACACCAGTACTCGCCGGTGTTAATGGAACAGATCCTTTTAAAGTTATGGAAGTTTTCTTAAAGCAACTGAAAGATCAAGGGTTTAGCGGCGTTCAAAACTTTCCCACAGTTGGTTTAATTGACGGTGTTTTTCGTCAAAATCTGGAGGAAACGGGAATGGGCTATGATTTAGAAGTAGATATGATTAGAAAAGCACATGAATTAGATTTGTTTACTACTCCTTATGTTTTCGATGAAGAACAGGCAAAGAAAATGGCTGAAGCGGGTGCAGATATCTTAGTGGCGCATATGGGATTAACAACAAAAGGAACTATTGGTGCACAAACGGCATTAACTTTAGATGATTGTGTCGATCGAATCCAAAAAATTATTAATGCTGGTAAGTCCGTAAATCCTGATATATTAGCAATTTGCCATGGAGGTCCAATTGCAGAACCGAAAGATGCTGCTTATATTATTGAAAGAGTAGAGGGAATTGTTGGATTCTTTGGTGCATCTAGTATTGAAAGATTTGCTGCAGAAAAAGGAATTAAAGAGCAAACTGAAGCTTTCAAGGGAATAAACAATAGTAATTAG
- a CDS encoding phosphoenolpyruvate hydrolase family protein — MGDKQNKKNAIKNYLKKQINKNRYILGVAAGSGMTAKYAEQGGADFILALNSGRFRLMGVSSLAGFLPYANSNDVVMDFACKEIIPMVKKIPVCFGLCATDPTIDLHDYIDLIKKKGFAGINNYPSIGLVDGLFREALEEQGITYDKEVEAIRIASEKGLFTVAFVFNEEQAISMVEASADIICVHLGLTNGGSLGAKKILSLQAAKRMAVNIFNECNELNPNIIKMIYGGPVNKPIDVQYMYDDTTIMGYIGGSVFERIPNEQTLIHITKSFKQTNDFQFDELIGKITDGLGSQDDYINFTKKYISLHYMDEISLNEVAELLNLSRSYLSTLFKKEMGISFTQYLINFRLNRAIEILKLEKLPLNNIAEMVGYPDYTQFSKIFKKYKGVSPKNYIKNNEETIL; from the coding sequence ATGGGGGATAAGCAAAATAAAAAGAATGCAATCAAAAATTATTTAAAAAAACAAATTAATAAAAATAGATATATATTAGGTGTTGCTGCTGGTTCTGGAATGACGGCTAAATACGCAGAACAAGGTGGCGCTGACTTTATTTTGGCTCTTAATTCAGGTCGATTTAGATTAATGGGGGTTAGTTCATTAGCTGGTTTTTTACCGTATGCCAATAGTAATGATGTTGTAATGGATTTTGCATGTAAAGAGATCATTCCTATGGTAAAAAAAATTCCTGTTTGTTTTGGTTTATGTGCAACAGATCCAACAATTGATTTACATGACTACATTGATTTAATTAAGAAAAAAGGCTTTGCGGGCATTAATAATTATCCAAGTATTGGACTAGTTGATGGGCTTTTTAGAGAAGCTTTAGAGGAACAAGGGATTACATATGATAAAGAGGTAGAGGCTATTCGTATCGCTAGTGAAAAAGGGCTGTTTACTGTTGCCTTTGTATTTAACGAGGAGCAAGCAATAAGTATGGTGGAAGCGAGCGCAGATATTATTTGTGTTCACTTAGGGTTAACGAATGGTGGATCATTAGGTGCTAAAAAGATTTTATCTTTACAAGCTGCCAAAAGGATGGCGGTCAATATATTTAATGAATGTAATGAACTGAATCCAAACATTATTAAAATGATTTATGGAGGTCCGGTTAATAAACCAATAGATGTTCAATATATGTATGATGATACTACTATTATGGGTTACATTGGAGGTTCTGTTTTTGAAAGGATTCCAAATGAACAGACTCTCATACATATTACGAAATCATTTAAGCAAACGAATGATTTTCAGTTTGATGAATTAATCGGTAAAATTACTGATGGCTTAGGAAGTCAAGATGATTATATTAATTTTACAAAGAAATATATAAGCTTACATTATATGGATGAAATATCATTGAATGAAGTGGCAGAACTATTAAATTTATCTCGTTCTTATTTAAGTACGTTATTTAAAAAAGAAATGGGTATATCATTTACTCAATATCTTATTAATTTTCGGCTTAATCGCGCAATTGAAATATTAAAATTAGAAAAGTTACCACTAAATAATATCGCTGAAATGGTAGGTTATCCTGACTACACTCAATTTAGTAAAATATTCAAAAAATACAAAGGTGTGTCACCTAAAAACTATATAAAAAATAACGAAGAGACAATTTTATAG